Proteins encoded by one window of Rhodamnia argentea isolate NSW1041297 chromosome 6, ASM2092103v1, whole genome shotgun sequence:
- the LOC115734090 gene encoding disease resistance protein L6-like, with product MERGTNSQASSGPSYEVFLSFRGPDTRHGFTDCLYHGMVAAGILVFRDDESLRVGERIGGELLRAIENSKIYIPIFSTNYASSHWCLRELAYMVECASKLNGNKEILPIFFDVEPVDVKLKTNLYRQNLSQIQKTFRTEVKSWEKALIDVGKRKGWNLKKDEGQGNLIHSVIQAVLAKLNVSYKNVTEHLVGVDDRVEAIIKMLDVKSDSVQFLAIHGMGGVGKTTLAKVVFNRLSSQFQGCNFLSDVRESSERHGLVYLQKQLLSKFLDSGSVNQIYDVDGGINMIKRVLCNKKVLIVLDDIDEDKQLKSVAAKENWFGSGSRIIITTRYKNVLMIDGESIGEGPLKSANISTYEVQEMEFHHALKLFSRHAFRRETPPDDYVSLSEKVVSTLGKLPLALEVTGSSLSSKSQEFWVDTLKKLEKAPSKEVQKTLMITYERLDDAQRQVFLDIACFFVNEDKTYPFYMWDDCECFPNNTIEVLCLMSLIKIKDGNTFWMHDQVRDLGRAIVREENFKDPCERSRVWNPREALSILKQKEV from the exons ATGGAGAGAGGGACGAATTCACAGGCGTCATCCGGACCTTCATACGAGGTTTTTCTCAGTTTTCGCGGACCCGACACCCGTCATGGATTCACCGATTGTCTTTACCACGGTATGGTTGCGGCCGGGATTCTCGTCTTTAGGGACGATGAATCCCTCCGTGTCGGTGAAAGAATTGGTGGTGAACTTCTACGAGCAATTGAGAATTCCAAGATCTACATTCCCATATTCTCCACAAATTATGCTTCGAGCCACTGGTGCCTCCGAGAGCTCGCATACATGGTCGAGTGCGCCTCGAAATTGAATGGGAACAAAGAGATTCTGCCGATTTTCTTTGACGTGGAACCTGTTGATGTCAAGCTCAAAACAAACTTATACAGACAGAATCTTTCGCAGATCCAGAAGACATTTCGCACTGAAGTAAAGTCATGGGAAAAGGCTCTCATTGATGTGGGCAAGAGAAAAGGATGGAACTTGAAGAAAGATGAAGG CCAAGGAAATCTGATCCATTCGGTAATTCAAGCTGTCTTGGCTAAGCTGAATGTCAGTTATAAAAATGTGACTGAACATCtagttggagttgatgatcgTGTAGAAGCTATAATCAAGATGTTGGATGTGAAATCAGATAGTGTGCAGTTCCTCGCAATACACGGAATGGGCGGTGTTGGCAAAACAACACTAGCCAAAGTCGTCTTCAACCGACTGTCTTCTCAGTTCCAAGGCTGCAATTTCCTTTCGGATGTTCGAGAGTCCTCAGAACGACATGGCCTGGtatatttgcaaaaacaattgtTGTCCAAGTTTCTTGATTCTGGTTCTGTCAACCAAATTTATGACGTGGATGGTGGGATCAACATGATTAAGAGGGTACTTTGTAATAAAAAAGTTCTGATTGTTCTTGACGACATTGATGAAGACAAGCAACTGAAAAGTGtggcagcaaaagaaaattggttCGGTTCCGGTAGTAGGATTATCATTACTACTAGATACAAAAATGTCCTAATGATTGATGGAGAATCAATAGGTGAAGGCCCTTTGAAGTCTGCTAATATTTCAACTTATGAAGTACAGGAAATGGAATTTCATCACGCACTTAAGCTTTTCAGTAGACATGCCTTCAGGAGAGAGACTCCACCCGATGATTATGTCTCCCTTTCAGAAAAAGTTGTCTCCACTTTGGGAAAGCTTCCTTTAGCTCTTGAAGTGACAGGTTCATCACTTTCAAGTAAATCTCAAGAATTTTGGGTAGACACTTTGAAGAAGCTAGAAAAAGCTCCATCCAAAGAAGTGCAAAAAACATTGATGATAACTTATGAAAGGTTAGATGATGCACAAAGGCAAGTATTTCTGgatatagcttgtttttttgttaacgAGGACAAAACCTACCCATTCTACATGTGGGATGATTGTGAATGCTTCCCAAACAATACCATTGAAGTCCTCTGTCTCATGTCcttgataaaaatcaaagatggcaatactttttggatgcatgaccaagtaCGGGACCTCGGAAGGGCAATTGTCCGcgaagaaaatttcaaagatcctTGCGAGCGTAGCAGGGTGTGGAATCCTCGGGAAGCCCTCAGCATTCTGAAGCAGAAAGAGGTATAG